The window AAGTGGGTGGTTAGTAGATTCCTCTTCCTCAAATACCCCCAGAAGCATGAGGGTCAGCTTACTAGGATGAGGCAACAGATGGTGAGTAATATGGTTTTGTATCAGTATGCCCTTAGTAAAGGTCTCCAATCGTATATCCAAGCAGATCGCTTTGCTCCATCTAGATGGGCTGCTCCTGGGGTGCTGCCTGTCTTCGATGAGGATATCAAGGAAACTGAAGCTCCCTTATTTGGAGATGAAAGAATGCCTGCTGACACTGAATCGGagaagagtttctattttgatggtTATGAAAAGGATGACATGGAAGATGGTGAGGTGGAGAGTGATTCAAGTTGCTATAGAGTTCTGTCTAGCAAAACGCTGGCAGATGTAGTTGAAGCATTGATTGGTGTGTACTATGTTGAAGGTGGGAGGAATGCTGCAAACCATCTCATGAAATGGATTGGGATTCAAGTAGAATTCGATCCTAAAGAGGTAGAGTGCACTAACAAGCCATGCAATGTTCCAGAGAGTGTACTCAGGACTGTTAATTTTGATGCTTTAGAAGGTGCCTTGAATTATAAATTTAAAGATAGGGGCCTCTTGGTGGAAGCCATTACCCATGCTTCAAGACCATCATCGGGAATTTCCTGTTACCAGCGTTTGGAGTTTGTTGGTGATGCAGTCTTGGATCATTTAATTACAAAGCATTTGTTCTTTACATACACAGATTTACCCCCTGGCCGCTTGACTGACTTGCGAGCAGCAGCTGTAAACAATGAAAACTTTGCTCGTGTAGCTGTTAAGAACAAACTCCATCTGCACCTTCGGCATGGATCCAGTGCCTTGGAAGCACAGGTTCATCTTTATCCATTCCTTGGTAGCTTTTATTCTTGTGAATGGCAGTGTGTTAGTGTTTGCATCTTTAATTTCTTATGCCATGGGAGTCAGCTTTGACACTTTGGTTCTTCAAATTTCAGATTCGTGACTTTGTGAAGGACGTGCAAGATGAATTAACAAAGCCAGGGTTTAATTCCTTTGGTCTGGGAGATTGCAAAGCTCCCAAAGTGCTTGGCGACATTGTTGAATCCATTGCAGGTGCAATTTTTCTGGACAGTGAGCGTGATACTGCTGTTGTGTGGAGGGTTAGTTCAATTCATGTCACTTGTTTCTCTGTGGATCAATTATTGAGATTTGAGTTTCGAGTTTCATTTCAAATTACAATTTTTTATGTGTAACATGCTGTTCTCACTGCATTGGTGGTGTTCCCAGGTTTTCCAACCCTTGCTGCATCCAATGGTGACCCCAGAAACACTTCCAATGCATCCAGTGAGGGAACTCCAGGAGCGATGCCAGCAACAGGCTGAAGGCTTGGAATACAAAGCAACCCGAAATGGTAATCTAGCCACTGTTGAAGTCTACATCGATGGTGTCCAGATCGGTATTGCTCAGAATCCACAAAAGAAGATGGCACAGAAATTAGCTGCAAGGAATGCACTTGTTGTTTTGAAAGATAGGGAAATAGCTGAAGCTAAGCAGAAGAGTGAGgagaatgggaagaagaagaatggtaccCAGACATACACTAGACAGACCTTGAATGACATATGCTTGCGGAGGCAGTGGCCAATGCCTCAGTATCGGTGAGAGAAGCTGTTACTTTACCCTTCTCTTCTAACTAATTCCTTTCATGTATGAAGTCTACTTAAATGGTAGGTTGGTTCTCTATCTGACGTGTCAATTTGGCATCCTTAGGTGTGTAAATGAGGGTGGTCCTGCACATGCAAAGAGGTTCACATATTCTGTACGTGTGAATACAACTGATAGGGGATGGACAGAGGATTGTGTGGGAGAGCCTATGCCCAGTGTTAAGAAGGCGAAGGACTCTGCAGCAATTCTTCTGCTGGAGCTTCTTAATAAATGGTATGGGCATTCTTAAGTGATGCAGATGCACACATACATACAATATCCAGGTAGCTTGGATGCACTAAattgaagaggagaaaaaggTCAATTTTTTTCAACTTGCCTTTCCTTCCGGACCAAGTATTTGTAAgcatgtattttttatttatgtggaTAATTATAGTTTTATGCATTGCGTTTGAGAGCAATTACTGTCACTCAGTAcagaatggatttttttattttttatttttattatttaaaaaaaaatagatgctCATACAAGAAGAATTACTTGTTCAGTCATTCACAGTTTGCAGTCGCCCACTGCGGAAAAATTCCTCCTCAAAttgaaatttatatattctttaTATTATTGTTAGGGCATTAGATCGCTGCTCggtcgtgtagcccctgcaaCACGGAtggaattttttcattttaggaGGTTGGGTGGTAATTTTGTGTGTTCCTGTATCTAGGCAAAGGAGCCATGTGACGAAGCagcgttcttttttccttaattttatattgATATCTTACCCGGTAGGAGACTGAAACTGATAGGATTGAAAGCgtttgatttcagttttcatGTTAATAACCTTTGGCATATTGGGTAGTCTGTGGCGGGTAGGACTGTTTGGCCTACTTTTgatctttgtttctttgtcaCGTAACACTGATGACAGGCGTGCATCCCGTTTTTATCAATAGATgttttttctacccaaaaaaaaacctatggCATATTTGTTCAGTTTGTTTTGGTCCGACCCAAACAGGGCCAGGGGAGTAATAGGTCGGTCAGCCTGACTGAAATCGAATGACCGAACTGTTTGCCACCCCCTTCGACTGATCTCGTCATTTTATTATAGACTGAGAATTTCGCATTTCCTAATTCTATCTATCCTTGCTACGTTTTAGACAGTAAAAGAGACTAGTGCTGATCCATTTATATGTGTATTAAAGGTGTATTAAAGGCTTACATATTTACCTCCTTTTTTTAGAgatcttgttttgttttgttttttttttgtgttgttgggtggggggtgggggttacATAAGGTAAGTCATGAATTATGAGAAGCATAAAACATAGTGGCAAACTTTGAGTTTAATTGCGGCATTAACATGAAATAATAGAGGATGAAATGGTAACAAGATCCTACATGGAAGATCTTTGGACACAAAATAATGAATGGTTAAGAAAttagtaaaagaaaagaatgattgGGGAACTAATTAAAAGGTTCTAGAAGTTTAAAAGTTTTGTTAATTGGCCCATTGGTGGCGGCCTGGCGGGTGCACTCAAATTGCTGATGAAGGGCAGATGCGCTTACTCTTTGTTGCCCATGATGGGGGGAGGAACCGGAGGATTAAAAGAGGGGCGAGGGCGCAGCAATTCGTAAATGgtgggagggagggggggggggggggggcgcagaGGGTAATAAGAGGGGCGACGCCTTTATGCACTTGGTGAAgcaggagagagtgagagacaaCTTTATACGACCATAAGGAGATCACACATTCACAGCACCCTCTGCAACCTGTACTACGTATTTACTTTGACCATACTTGCAAAACCAAATGATATCCAAATTTGCTGAGCAAAAGAATAGAATAATAATACAGTGATATATCTGttgttacatggataactacTACCTTTGCTTAAAAAAATGAACACACTAATTTCCAATCTGCAACTGCTTAACCAAACAAACATAAAACACATAGAACCTTCCAATAATTTGAATGGATTATTTAGGTACTAAAATAAATCCGTTGTGCTTAACGCCTCAAACTTTGCAAGATATACTGAGCGTAAAGGTCCCTGCAACAAAACACAAAACCACATTAGGAGTCTGTACAAGTTATATTCTTTACATTTTTAGGGATTTCAGTCCTGCCCCAGttctatttatttcttaaaaaaaactcACATGGAGTACTGTATCGCCCTGTGAGCAGTTTCTGCAGGCAAAAAATCATCAACGGCAACCTCTTTGTTCTCGTTCTTCTTATCTGAATTGTTTGTCGTCAAGAAATCACTCAATCtgcccccttccttccttccacaGTTATCAAGTATCAATTACCTGGCCTGTTAACAAAGCCTTGGTGGTTGGTACgggtatcattttttttttttttgtttatgagaAGGTACACTATCATTTTGTGGAAGATAAAAACCATAAAGGATACAGTCTTCAAAGAAACGCCTGATCTCAGCAAGACGATGAGGGGGAAGCTCTCTGATATCGGTATAGTGCCTATACTCTGGGTCATCGGCACACACTGCAATGATCTTATCGTCCTTCTCTCCCTGTTGTGGTtttacgaaaaaaaaaagaaggaaaatcatCACATGCCTCAACTTAAAAGAGTATTAAAGAGGTACTTTTTAATTCTGTAAATTGTACCAATGCTACTACAGGTTAGTCAATCCAATCATACCTGATCGATCATGGGCATGAGTCCAATTGCCCTGGCTCGGAGGAAACAACCAGGAAGGACCGGCTCCTGCTCCccggcaaaaataaaaaaaaataaaaaaaaggattcaATTTTGGGACGGAATCTACCTTCAACTGATCATCTTTAATTAACCACTGTCCCAACAACCACTGATATTTTGGGTTCTAGTCCCATGCTAGCCTCCCAACCTTTTTAATGAACAGAGCATAGTGAGTGGAGTGGAGAACTGCAACATAACACTATCACTTTAAACCTTATGCTTAAAGAAGATTTCAGCAAATAAGAAGAGAAGGGTCTAAAGGGTCGCTCAGGCAATGATCAATCTAATGTCACCGTATGGTTGAATAATCGACTGATCGAGTACTGAATAGTGTCCCCTCCACCGTACGGGCAAAACacaaacacagagagagagagagagagagagagagcaaataaaataatattacaaCAATTACCTGCATGAGGATTAAAACATCCATTGGGTCATTGTCCTCACAGAGTGTGCGGGGTATGAAACCATAATTGTGAGGATAGACCACCGATGAGTACAAGATACGGTCGACCTGGGCATCCATTTCAACAAACAGTCAGGAACTAACTATATATACCATCAGTATTGTAATGGAGTTTACTAGATCCTTTCTTCAAAGTAATAACAGaggatttgaattttgaaacctcTCCCTGTTTTTTTTGCTTTTAGAATCTTGGAAAGAAGTCATGAAATGAAATgccaatttttaatttttaatgtatAAAAAAACACAATTGAAGCATATACACACAACACACCTTTATCAGCCCTGTCTTCTTGTCGAGCTCGTATTTGACTTTACTTCCTTTAGTTATCTCCACAACCTGTACCCAGTAGTTTTTTTGTATAATGTTTGTTGAACCCCGCATATATACATACAttcccacacacacacacacacacacacaagggaACGAACATTCAATTAAAATTGATCGAATTTCAAAaaggagattttttattttttatttttttccattttccccATGATTATATCACATCGATCTTGCTCTCCATCTGGAATTACTCAAAACCATATTTATTTAATACTGTAACGACTCGCAGTAATCCACAGAGATTACTTGATGAGTGAAAACTTACGCAGTTGAAAACTTGGGGTGCCCCAGGTCCTGCACATCAGAATTAGAGAGTGGTGATTAGTTTTGTGATGTTACTATGCAGGTAGTTAGGTAGGTAGGTATTGGCAATTGAATAACGATGATGATGTAGGTACACCAACCAATCTCAAGATCATGCCAAGGATGTGCGGCTACGGATCTCCTTGACAAGGTTGACAGCATCCTTTCACTCAGACGTGGGACTGTACTCTTGGGGTAAACTCCGTTTCCATTCACCGCCTCTTCTTcactcatttttctttttctagaaCAGAGAAGACAaggaacacacacacacacacacccacacacacataATAAGATAAAAGAGGGTTGAAAATGCAAATTTGAATGTTCTATTATTGTCTGATTGATTCTTCAGCCTGAGTCTCAATTATGTGGATATTGCTTTACGGGAGTAGTAGAGCAGTGGGAAAAGTGGGGATGAATTTTAGGAGTTTTTGCAGAGTAAATGTCATGGAAACACAGGGGAACAACAACATTCACTTTGGAAACCCCTTTTcggccaaaaaaataaattaaataaaataaaatcaagttGAATGAGATAGCTAAATTGGTAGATCAATTATCATTCAATAAAAGGTGCAATGGAGGAGCCTAAATTAACccctcagagagagagagagccgcAAAAAGCAGGAAGAGCTGAACGCACCTTGCAAGTTAGAAGAGCGAGAGACACGACAGAGGCAACACACTGAATACAGAGAAGGGGATGGGGGTAGGATTCTGTTCCACTTGCACAGGCAGGCGAAAAAGGTTTAGAAAGCAAGTATGATggattggtggtggtggttaatTCCATATATTTATAGAAATTTATATTTCTTACTCTGAGAAAACCATCTTCTTGTTGGAGTGGGAGGGGTTGActtccatttctctctctctctctctctctatagtcTCTGGCATTTCCTTGATTCCCTCCCCGAATCGAGTAGCCCAGTCGACGGTGGGTAGGcttattttggggtttttttttatcttcttaacATAATAATAGGAATGGTGACGAGTCAGGCATCGCCTCAACCCCCTGGTCGGTGCCGGTGCATTCGTCCAGCTCCAACAATCTATCTCATCGTCATCCTCATCCGAGTGGAGACGTGACCACGTTGCCTCCACGTTTACTCACAGTGACGAGGATGCATCAATTTTAAATGTGGAACATCGATTTAACCAGGAAGGTTTCTTGGTCACACCCCCTTGCACCCAGACACGACACATGGGTGGTGAAATGACCACACTGTCCACCATATTGAATGCTTGGTAGGTTGTGCAACCCCATTGGTCCCAGCGCTGGCGGTGGTCATatttattctttctctctctatctctctcccatttATTATTCAACTTTGTTTATTGGGGAAAGTTGATTCTTCCCGTTAAATCTGCTAAACGTTTTGAGTTTTTCATTCCATCACGAAGCCACAAGGATAATTGATAATTCATAATTCATCCACTCCTTCCTAATGTCATTCCATCACGAAGCCACAAGGATAATTGATAATTCATAATTCATCCACTCCTTCCTAATGCCTCCCCACTCTCCCACAGATCTGAGATTTGGCGAAAACAAAATCCCGGGaaatttttggttggttggttggttgctTCTCTATCTAATATAAGTTATAACACACCAGCTTACTTAAGTAGATCAAATGTAGAAGTGGAATACAATTACAATGAGGTAGATCATAAATCATGTAGCTAGCTAGCATTAGTTGATAATTAGAATGAATTCCTATATTTTGGGCTCTGGCTCTCTCTGCTCTGACCGATTCTCTGATCCATCCTGCAAACAATTAAAAGGCACATTAAGTTTTGAGTTATTGAGACATCTTGGGTATCGTTTGAAGGATCGAGGAAACAAAGTTACAAAATGTTTCCTCCCAATGCATATGATTCATGAATAAATAATCATGCATTGGAGGGAACATTTTATAACTCTGGCCGGACATGTGTTTTTGCTCGCAATATTTTGTTTCAACGAGTAAATAT is drawn from Telopea speciosissima isolate NSW1024214 ecotype Mountain lineage chromosome 1, Tspe_v1, whole genome shotgun sequence and contains these coding sequences:
- the LOC122641905 gene encoding soluble inorganic pyrophosphatase 1-like, whose amino-acid sequence is MSEEEAVNGNGVYPKSTVPRLSERMLSTLSRRSVAAHPWHDLEIGPGAPQVFNCVVEITKGSKVKYELDKKTGLIKVDRILYSSVVYPHNYGFIPRTLCEDNDPMDVLILMQEPVLPGCFLRARAIGLMPMIDQGEKDDKIIAVCADDPEYRHYTDIRELPPHRLAEIRRFFEDYKKNENKEVAVDDFLPAETAHRAIQYSMDLYAQYILQSLRR